In bacterium, one genomic interval encodes:
- a CDS encoding ATP-binding cassette domain-containing protein has product MIELNNVSFSYGDRPILKNVTFKIDQSESVVIMGPSGSGKSTILRLILGLNCPQRGSILVDGENICTMSEREKREIRKGDRDGLPGWRFI; this is encoded by the coding sequence ATGATCGAACTGAACAATGTCAGCTTCTCGTATGGTGATCGCCCGATCCTGAAGAATGTGACGTTCAAGATCGATCAATCAGAATCGGTAGTGATCATGGGGCCATCAGGATCCGGCAAATCGACCATCCTTCGGCTGATACTTGGGCTGAATTGCCCGCAGCGAGGGTCCATCCTGGTAGATGGCGAAAATATCTGTACGATGTCCGAGCGCGAAAAGCGCGAGATCCGCAAAGGGGATCGGGATGGTCTTCCAGGATGGCGCTTTATTTGA
- a CDS encoding nuclear transport factor 2 family protein has protein sequence MHKLQPLFWMLFGLLVLALSTTTQSQTIDSAKISQVRPFVDASNAKWCEAHRIGDPKLLASLFTADGALLGRDGKMWQGHAAIDSLFTRLFSNFGTADMTITTLDLWVVDSLAYEYGRYTQKLHKPPDSDTTTGTGMYFEIWKQMPDGGWKIWRDAGIHPDRGK, from the coding sequence ATGCATAAACTCCAACCTCTGTTTTGGATGCTATTCGGCCTGCTGGTTCTGGCATTATCGACAACAACGCAGTCTCAGACGATCGACTCAGCAAAAATCAGTCAGGTACGCCCCTTTGTCGATGCCTCGAATGCCAAGTGGTGTGAGGCCCATCGGATCGGCGACCCCAAACTACTGGCTTCGCTGTTTACGGCGGATGGAGCGCTACTTGGTCGCGACGGCAAGATGTGGCAGGGACACGCCGCTATTGACAGTCTCTTCACCAGACTCTTCAGCAATTTTGGGACTGCCGACATGACGATCACCACACTTGATCTCTGGGTGGTCGATTCGCTCGCGTACGAGTACGGCAGATATACCCAGAAACTGCACAAGCCGCCCGACAGCGACACGACGACCGGGACCGGCATGTATTTCGAGATCTGGAAGCAGATGCCGGACGGTGGGTGGAAGATCTGGCGCGATGCCGGGATCCATCCCGACCGCGGCAAGTGA
- a CDS encoding T9SS type A sorting domain-containing protein, whose translation MKRTWTVTVILALLAFPLAAFSAGERLVPGKAEIADDNTVTIPLEVTNQDDLVGIDIALKYSDGVTLKEVRFENTRVDYFDLKATMLDADKRQVVIMMVPQTSMNKKPALAAGTGPVAYLVFERNDPTIKEIEFEPFVMEEPHHSNFFVYASVATGEYQQWREDPAVEETRVSLSAATGSIPNSYALMQNYPNPFNPSTEISFDLPKASNVELRIFNVLGQQVRTLSNGAMEAGQHKIVWDGRDQGGSQVSSGVYFYRLTAGNYTDTKKMMLLK comes from the coding sequence TTGAAACGCACATGGACAGTAACAGTCATCCTTGCTCTTCTGGCATTCCCGCTTGCAGCCTTTTCGGCCGGTGAACGACTGGTCCCGGGAAAAGCGGAAATCGCTGACGACAATACGGTGACTATCCCTCTTGAGGTGACCAATCAGGATGATCTGGTCGGGATTGACATTGCCCTCAAGTATTCCGATGGTGTGACGCTCAAGGAAGTTCGATTCGAAAATACTCGCGTCGACTACTTTGATCTGAAAGCCACGATGCTTGATGCCGACAAGCGGCAGGTCGTGATCATGATGGTCCCTCAGACTTCGATGAACAAGAAGCCGGCGCTTGCGGCCGGGACGGGCCCGGTGGCCTATCTGGTATTCGAACGGAACGATCCCACCATTAAAGAGATCGAGTTCGAACCATTCGTCATGGAAGAACCGCATCACTCGAATTTCTTTGTGTATGCCTCAGTCGCGACTGGTGAGTACCAGCAGTGGCGTGAAGACCCGGCGGTCGAAGAGACCCGCGTCTCTCTTTCTGCGGCGACCGGAAGCATACCGAATTCGTACGCTTTGATGCAGAACTATCCGAACCCGTTCAACCCGTCGACGGAGATCTCATTTGATCTGCCGAAGGCCTCCAATGTGGAACTGCGCATTTTCAACGTCCTGGGACAACAGGTCCGGACGCTGTCAAATGGCGCGATGGAAGCCGGCCAGCATAAGATCGTTTGGGATGGTCGCGACCAGGGTGGTTCACAGGTTTCTTCGGGAGTCTATTTCTATCGGTTGACCGCGGGGAATTACACCGATACTAAGAAGATGATGCTGTTGAAGTAA
- a CDS encoding DJ-1/PfpI family protein has product MSKRVLVLLADGFEDIEAIAPIDILTRAGVEVTIASLAPGPVKAAYGTTIVPHKLIDHIGETLFDGIFFPGGRRNAQALAAHPRVREITLMHYTAAKMISAICAAPSHVLAEACDLLRGKRATGDPSFNEKLRAGGAIITDQLVTVDGTIVTGMGPGAAMPFALQLAEYLVGKQMADEFATKWRVSR; this is encoded by the coding sequence ATGTCCAAAAGAGTTCTGGTGCTGCTGGCGGATGGGTTTGAGGATATCGAGGCAATTGCGCCGATCGATATCCTGACTCGGGCCGGTGTTGAGGTGACCATTGCCTCCCTGGCTCCTGGTCCGGTTAAAGCAGCCTATGGCACGACTATTGTGCCGCATAAGCTCATTGATCACATAGGGGAGACATTGTTCGACGGTATCTTTTTCCCCGGCGGACGGCGTAACGCACAGGCGTTGGCGGCCCATCCCAGAGTCCGAGAGATCACCCTGATGCACTATACGGCGGCGAAGATGATTTCCGCGATTTGCGCGGCTCCGAGTCATGTTTTGGCCGAAGCATGCGACCTGTTGCGGGGGAAACGAGCCACAGGCGACCCAAGTTTCAATGAAAAACTGAGAGCAGGCGGAGCGATCATCACTGATCAGTTGGTGACTGTTGATGGAACTATCGTTACCGGTATGGGCCCCGGCGCGGCAATGCCGTTTGCACTGCAGTTGGCGGAATATCTTGTCGGCAAACAGATGGCCGACGAGTTTGCTACCAAGTGGCGGGTCTCTCGATAG
- the glgA gene encoding glycogen synthase GlgA, with amino-acid sequence MRILEVASEVAPFARTGGLGDVLGSLPKALSKQGHEVKVFMPKFGSIDSKQFSLRPLDRTLKVKAFGEEIPFSLEMHHDGRQKVDHYFVVQPQYFGRPSFYLDPATGKDYPDNDDRFNFFCRAVLGSLATLNWRPDIIHLHDWQTALIPALLKYPFANDSWVGQAKTVLTIHNLGYQGTFPASRFTRLELPEKLFYAMTGPFEFFGKVNFLKAGIILADKLTTVSKQYATEIQTTEEYGYGLEGVLTERTKDLSGILNGVDYTIWSPSRDRLLPYKYTLSNLTGKRENKVELLRFAKLPLRPSAPLIGMISRLADQKGWDLIEKAAEELFTLNIQMIVLGTGDKKYVDLLKKLEKQHPDKLRAFITFDDALAHRIEAASDIFLMPSRWEPCGLNQLYSLKYGTVPVVRKVGGLADTVVDWDPKKETGTGFLFEEYDADAMLTAIRRAVELFSRKRTWTKLVKSGMEQDFSWESSAQSYGRLFEALAAK; translated from the coding sequence CTGCGGATACTGGAAGTCGCTTCTGAAGTCGCTCCCTTTGCCCGTACCGGTGGACTTGGGGATGTACTCGGCTCACTCCCCAAAGCGCTCTCAAAGCAGGGGCATGAAGTCAAAGTCTTCATGCCGAAATTCGGCTCTATCGACAGCAAGCAGTTCTCGCTTCGTCCGCTCGACCGAACACTCAAGGTAAAAGCGTTCGGCGAAGAGATCCCGTTCTCACTAGAGATGCACCACGATGGTCGGCAGAAGGTCGATCACTATTTTGTCGTGCAACCCCAGTACTTTGGGCGGCCATCGTTTTACCTGGACCCGGCAACCGGCAAAGATTATCCCGACAATGATGACCGCTTCAACTTTTTCTGCCGGGCGGTACTGGGCTCACTTGCCACGCTGAACTGGCGACCGGATATCATACATTTGCATGACTGGCAGACCGCGCTCATTCCGGCTTTGCTCAAGTATCCGTTTGCCAATGATAGTTGGGTTGGCCAGGCGAAAACCGTCCTGACCATTCACAACCTCGGTTATCAGGGGACCTTCCCCGCCTCGCGGTTTACACGACTAGAACTTCCCGAAAAGCTGTTTTACGCCATGACTGGACCATTCGAGTTTTTCGGAAAGGTCAATTTCCTCAAGGCAGGGATCATCCTGGCGGATAAATTGACCACGGTCTCAAAGCAATATGCGACCGAGATACAGACAACCGAAGAATACGGGTATGGACTTGAAGGTGTGCTGACCGAGCGGACCAAGGATCTTTCCGGTATCCTTAATGGAGTGGATTACACGATCTGGTCTCCATCGCGGGACAGGCTTCTCCCGTATAAATACACGCTGAGCAACCTGACCGGCAAACGGGAGAACAAAGTCGAGTTGCTGCGATTCGCCAAATTGCCGCTTCGACCGTCCGCCCCGCTGATCGGGATGATCAGTCGTCTGGCCGACCAGAAGGGCTGGGATCTGATCGAGAAGGCTGCGGAAGAGCTCTTTACGCTGAATATCCAAATGATCGTCCTGGGGACTGGTGACAAGAAGTATGTGGATCTGCTCAAGAAGCTGGAAAAGCAGCACCCGGACAAACTTCGGGCATTTATTACATTTGATGATGCGCTGGCGCATCGGATCGAAGCGGCCTCTGACATCTTCCTGATGCCCTCGCGATGGGAACCGTGCGGCCTCAATCAGCTTTATTCACTGAAGTACGGCACAGTGCCGGTGGTTCGCAAAGTCGGCGGATTGGCTGATACCGTGGTTGATTGGGATCCAAAGAAAGAAACAGGCACGGGATTTCTGTTTGAGGAATATGATGCTGACGCGATGCTGACGGCGATTCGACGGGCGGTTGAGCTCTTCTCCCGCAAGCGGACCTGGACCAAACTGGTCAAATCCGGAATGGAGCAGGATTTTTCCTGGGAATCATCGGCGCAATCCTACGGCAGGCTGTTTGAAGCGCTTGCCGCCAAGTGA
- a CDS encoding ATP-binding cassette domain-containing protein, with protein MVFQDGALFDSLTVGENVGYYLLEHSQMAWPDIEAKVREMLGFVGLDADEIIDKLPEQLSGGMQRRVAIGRALLSTDPKVMLYDEPTTGLDPQSSETVLELINKLTGQRQISTIVVTHEIADAFAVANRFMLIWGGELVFDGNVDELRTSSDERVRSFLEPFRTSFAGVIERKFV; from the coding sequence ATGGTCTTCCAGGATGGCGCTTTATTTGATTCGCTGACAGTCGGAGAGAATGTCGGCTACTACCTCCTGGAGCATTCTCAGATGGCCTGGCCGGATATCGAAGCAAAGGTGCGGGAAATGCTTGGATTTGTCGGATTGGATGCAGACGAAATAATCGACAAACTCCCCGAGCAGCTCTCCGGCGGTATGCAGCGTAGAGTGGCGATCGGACGGGCATTATTATCAACCGACCCCAAAGTGATGCTGTACGACGAACCGACTACCGGTCTTGATCCGCAATCGAGCGAGACCGTGCTTGAGTTGATAAATAAGCTGACCGGTCAGCGGCAGATCTCGACCATTGTGGTCACGCATGAGATCGCTGATGCTTTTGCGGTGGCTAATCGGTTTATGCTGATCTGGGGCGGAGAACTAGTTTTTGACGGCAATGTTGATGAATTGCGAACCTCCTCGGATGAGCGGGTACGCAGTTTCCTCGAACCATTCAGAACATCATTTGCCGGGGTTATAGAACGGAAATTCGTCTGA
- a CDS encoding ABC transporter permease, which yields MLGWLKNFAYEFQGLFFFSLKMLRGIFGRPFYVAETLEQMYLLGVGSLYLVALTGMFAGQGFALAFANELADFGAKNYLGRIMSISIIRELGPTLAGLIIAARVSSGITAEIGAMKSSNQLDAMVGFGIDPIKKIAVPRLIALMVMVPALTIVTDVVAIVGAWIIAVYLAHISSTLYWANIFERLVFGNLFLGIAKPIIFSFVIAFIACYKGFTSEGGTKGVGKATTDSVVLSSITILLVNFFITKVIYPYLKGYL from the coding sequence GTGCTAGGCTGGCTTAAGAATTTTGCATACGAGTTCCAGGGACTCTTTTTCTTCTCCCTGAAGATGCTTCGAGGGATCTTCGGTCGACCATTCTATGTGGCGGAGACACTCGAACAGATGTATCTGTTGGGGGTCGGTTCGCTGTATCTGGTCGCATTGACCGGGATGTTTGCGGGGCAGGGATTCGCGCTCGCCTTTGCCAATGAGCTGGCAGATTTTGGCGCCAAAAATTACCTCGGCCGCATTATGTCGATCTCTATCATCCGGGAACTGGGTCCAACCCTGGCCGGGCTGATCATTGCCGCCCGCGTATCATCCGGAATTACCGCCGAGATCGGCGCGATGAAATCATCCAATCAGTTGGATGCGATGGTCGGATTCGGTATAGACCCGATCAAGAAGATCGCTGTTCCCCGACTGATCGCCCTGATGGTCATGGTGCCGGCCCTGACGATAGTCACCGATGTGGTCGCGATTGTCGGCGCCTGGATCATTGCGGTTTATCTGGCCCATATCTCGTCGACGCTTTATTGGGCGAATATCTTCGAACGGCTGGTGTTTGGTAATCTCTTCCTGGGGATCGCCAAGCCGATCATTTTCTCTTTCGTGATAGCATTCATCGCCTGCTACAAAGGGTTCACCTCCGAAGGCGGAACCAAGGGCGTGGGCAAAGCGACAACCGATTCCGTGGTGCTTAGTTCGATCACTATACTTCTGGTCAATTTCTTCATCACCAAGGTCATTTACCCGTACCTGAAGGGGTATCTATGA
- a CDS encoding DinB family protein: MPVRDVKIPRGYDPRKQKIVGLFAGQLDDQLRLLEKSVEGLTVRQLEWQAHKGMNTVGMLLAHLAVVDLWWGVIAPKGMQPEPEGDAVNMKIIGIRMDDDGLPLAKNGKHPKSLAGKTAKEYLEMLAKARKAVHKELRTWNDSKLPTTYLRKRGKKRINISHTWTLYHLLEHFAGHYGQILLLKHMMRTAGVLSSPAD, from the coding sequence ATGCCTGTCAGAGATGTCAAAATCCCGCGCGGATATGATCCCCGCAAGCAGAAGATAGTCGGACTTTTTGCCGGACAATTGGACGACCAGTTGCGACTACTGGAGAAGTCCGTCGAGGGCCTCACGGTACGTCAGCTCGAATGGCAAGCCCACAAGGGGATGAACACAGTCGGCATGCTGCTGGCCCATCTGGCGGTAGTTGATCTTTGGTGGGGCGTGATCGCTCCCAAGGGGATGCAGCCCGAACCGGAAGGGGATGCCGTCAACATGAAGATCATCGGCATACGTATGGATGACGACGGCCTTCCACTGGCCAAGAACGGCAAACATCCGAAATCGCTGGCAGGAAAAACGGCGAAAGAATATTTGGAGATGTTGGCCAAGGCGCGCAAAGCAGTTCACAAAGAACTACGGACCTGGAACGACTCCAAGTTGCCGACTACGTATTTGCGGAAGCGTGGAAAGAAGCGGATCAATATCAGTCATACCTGGACACTGTACCATCTCCTGGAGCATTTCGCCGGCCACTATGGGCAGATCCTTCTATTGAAGCATATGATGCGTACTGCCGGCGTTTTGTCGAGCCCGGCGGACTAA
- a CDS encoding 4Fe-4S binding protein — translation MAMKINEDCTACGLCLPECPTNSISEGDIYVIDESTCNECDDQGDGPHCVAVCPVDAIHKA, via the coding sequence ATGGCGATGAAGATCAATGAAGATTGCACGGCATGCGGACTCTGTCTGCCCGAATGCCCGACCAATTCGATTTCTGAGGGTGATATCTATGTGATCGACGAAAGCACCTGCAATGAATGCGATGACCAGGGTGACGGTCCGCATTGCGTCGCGGTCTGCCCGGTCGACGCTATCCATAAGGCATAG
- a CDS encoding VOC family protein → MINGGLATIFVSDFDRAVKFYTETLELKLVFRSGDFWAEISAGSGLTIGLHPASPSAAAPGTNGSTVVGMEVKEPIEQVVEKLRERGVRMSGELTNDDPVMIQNFLDPDGNEMYLFQVMHE, encoded by the coding sequence ATGATCAATGGCGGCCTTGCCACCATTTTCGTCTCAGATTTCGACCGGGCAGTCAAATTCTATACCGAGACGCTCGAACTCAAGCTGGTTTTCCGCTCGGGTGATTTCTGGGCCGAGATATCCGCCGGCTCGGGTCTGACTATCGGGCTTCACCCAGCCTCTCCATCTGCTGCCGCTCCGGGAACCAACGGCTCGACGGTAGTTGGTATGGAGGTCAAGGAGCCGATCGAACAGGTGGTCGAAAAACTGCGGGAACGGGGAGTGAGGATGTCCGGCGAATTGACCAACGACGACCCGGTCATGATTCAGAATTTTCTCGATCCCGATGGAAACGAAATGTACCTCTTCCAGGTCATGCACGAATAG
- a CDS encoding MCE family protein gives MKRSIRVPFANLKVGLLLTFALAMGLWASFAGGGTSIFQEKEEYITYFRNVAGLLKGSPVWMAGVEVGNVKSIEFVNLDSMRQIEVRFRVSGKVHRMMTEGTEVQLGTIGFLGDKYIEVVPGTPGGPVIPNGSVILPRDVGEASAMFKEGQEAIQDVRSLTGGLDTLLKRMNRGEGTLGKLSVDSALYLNMTKLMSSLTLLTNDLQKNQERIVTSLEKTSNSVSALADKVNQGEGTLAKLVSDPALYDNLAATTAQLDSITTKLNQARGSLGLMVNDTAMYVQMVDLLGRVNTLVTDIQNDPRKYFKFSVF, from the coding sequence ATGAAGAGATCGATTCGCGTCCCATTTGCCAATCTGAAGGTTGGGTTGTTGCTGACTTTTGCACTGGCGATGGGGCTCTGGGCCTCATTTGCCGGCGGCGGTACCTCGATCTTTCAGGAGAAGGAAGAGTATATCACCTATTTCCGGAATGTCGCCGGGTTGCTGAAAGGATCGCCGGTCTGGATGGCCGGAGTTGAGGTCGGCAACGTCAAATCAATCGAATTCGTCAATCTGGATTCGATGCGCCAGATCGAGGTTCGCTTCAGGGTTAGCGGAAAAGTTCATCGAATGATGACCGAAGGGACCGAGGTACAATTGGGGACGATCGGCTTCCTGGGCGACAAGTACATTGAGGTGGTGCCGGGGACGCCAGGTGGACCGGTCATTCCGAATGGCTCGGTGATCCTCCCGCGCGATGTGGGGGAAGCCTCGGCGATGTTCAAAGAGGGGCAAGAGGCGATCCAGGATGTCCGATCCCTGACTGGCGGGCTGGATACGTTGTTGAAGAGGATGAACCGTGGAGAAGGGACACTGGGCAAGCTCTCGGTTGATTCGGCGCTGTATCTGAATATGACCAAGCTGATGTCCAGCCTCACGCTACTGACCAATGACCTGCAGAAGAATCAGGAGCGAATCGTCACATCATTGGAAAAGACCTCCAACTCCGTCTCAGCGCTGGCCGACAAGGTCAACCAGGGAGAAGGGACGCTGGCCAAACTGGTATCCGATCCAGCCCTTTATGATAACCTGGCCGCGACGACGGCTCAGTTGGACAGTATCACCACCAAACTGAATCAGGCGCGCGGGTCGCTTGGGCTGATGGTGAATGATACGGCGATGTACGTCCAGATGGTCGACCTGCTGGGACGGGTCAACACACTGGTGACGGATATTCAAAACGACCCTCGCAAGTATTTCAAGTTCTCGGTCTTCTAA
- a CDS encoding DUF1573 domain-containing protein — protein MGLVTFLFVYLFGICGIEAAQTDGRRTVDFGAVGVDFLVFHSFTYVNQSSKPVVLKTKNVPCECSKVTFGDTLVSPGDSTSIRLEFDTKNVFGPTAKAFTISTTDPSFPELEYYYISNVGQWLLGVKPEPASAFFLPAHKTKTLTLSNPRAGKLGITFIDQADSIYSVSVKKQVVSKGEKTEIEVAVSPNLSKGTYYSSFRLRIDPSEGANPFLLTIPVKIVRY, from the coding sequence TTGGGGTTAGTCACCTTCCTCTTCGTCTATCTGTTTGGAATCTGCGGAATCGAGGCCGCGCAAACCGATGGTAGGCGCACGGTCGACTTTGGAGCCGTGGGCGTTGATTTCCTCGTCTTTCACTCTTTCACGTATGTGAATCAGTCCTCCAAGCCGGTTGTCCTGAAGACGAAGAATGTCCCATGCGAGTGCTCCAAAGTGACGTTTGGCGACACGCTGGTATCGCCGGGTGATTCAACCAGTATCCGCCTCGAATTCGACACCAAAAACGTCTTTGGACCAACCGCCAAGGCATTTACGATTTCAACCACCGACCCATCCTTTCCGGAATTGGAATACTATTATATCAGTAACGTTGGCCAGTGGCTACTGGGCGTAAAACCTGAGCCGGCATCGGCATTTTTTCTCCCTGCGCATAAGACAAAGACTCTGACTCTATCCAATCCACGAGCCGGTAAACTTGGAATCACCTTCATCGACCAGGCTGACTCGATCTACTCTGTAAGTGTGAAGAAACAGGTGGTCTCAAAAGGTGAAAAAACTGAGATCGAAGTAGCCGTCTCTCCGAACCTCTCCAAAGGGACATATTACTCAAGCTTCCGACTCCGGATAGACCCCTCCGAGGGCGCCAATCCATTCTTGCTGACTATTCCGGTTAAAATCGTCAGATATTAA
- a CDS encoding SPOR domain-containing protein encodes MGMQTAGESLAVPDTAAQIEAAIQEKLGQQSESSGSQSEVVAPAVTPQSMPPVLHDGFTVQVESSPLQSYIEQQVQVFKDRGYDAYIGSVTKEDKTYYRVRVGKFADRAEAVRVSTEINSMYNLQSWVDQASW; translated from the coding sequence TTGGGTATGCAAACGGCCGGGGAGTCTCTTGCCGTTCCAGACACGGCGGCCCAGATAGAGGCGGCTATTCAGGAAAAGTTGGGACAACAGAGCGAATCGTCTGGTTCCCAAAGTGAGGTCGTCGCGCCTGCTGTTACCCCGCAGTCCATGCCGCCAGTTTTGCACGACGGGTTTACGGTGCAGGTGGAGAGTTCTCCGCTGCAGAGTTATATTGAACAGCAGGTGCAGGTCTTCAAGGATCGTGGCTATGATGCATATATTGGCTCGGTCACCAAGGAAGACAAAACGTATTACCGAGTGAGAGTGGGGAAGTTTGCCGACCGGGCCGAAGCGGTACGCGTCAGTACAGAGATCAATTCGATGTACAATCTGCAGAGTTGGGTAGATCAGGCGAGTTGGTGA
- the galT gene encoding galactose-1-phosphate uridylyltransferase: protein MPELRKDPIIGRWVIISTERGKRPTSFAPVPKRSQEVTLCPFCPGNETFTPPEIMAYRLPQTSPNRPGWNVRVISNKYPALVIEGSLNRAAKGLYDQMNGIGAHEVIIETSDHARDLVDLTENEIRDVLWAFRERMLDLMRDARFKYILIFKNQGEAAGASLEHAHSQLIATPIIPKRVTEELDGAQQYFQFKERCIFCDIIRQEMLEYERVVRDYDSFISFEPFASRFPFETWIIPKAHQSSFLEMSDSDYHSLAASLKDTLLRLRFALNDPAYNFILHTRPTSTESHEYFHWHIEIMPKVTKMAGFEWGSGFYINPTSPEEAAAFLRGIDVHARHAHRSEATAGDV from the coding sequence ATGCCTGAACTTCGTAAAGACCCCATTATCGGTCGCTGGGTGATCATCTCCACCGAACGCGGCAAACGACCGACTTCATTCGCCCCGGTTCCCAAGCGGAGCCAGGAGGTGACGCTTTGTCCGTTTTGCCCAGGCAATGAGACCTTCACGCCGCCAGAGATCATGGCATATCGCCTTCCCCAGACATCGCCAAATCGTCCCGGCTGGAATGTCCGAGTCATTTCCAATAAGTACCCGGCGTTGGTGATCGAGGGGAGTCTGAATCGGGCAGCTAAAGGTCTGTATGACCAGATGAATGGGATCGGCGCGCATGAGGTGATCATTGAAACCTCCGATCATGCCCGCGATCTGGTCGACCTGACTGAGAACGAGATCCGCGATGTGCTCTGGGCATTTCGCGAGCGGATGCTTGATCTGATGCGCGATGCGCGCTTCAAGTATATCCTGATCTTCAAGAATCAGGGAGAAGCAGCGGGAGCATCGCTCGAACATGCTCACAGCCAGTTGATCGCGACGCCGATCATCCCAAAACGAGTCACCGAAGAACTGGATGGCGCGCAGCAATATTTCCAATTCAAAGAACGCTGTATTTTCTGCGATATCATCCGCCAGGAGATGCTGGAATACGAACGGGTGGTGCGGGATTACGATTCGTTCATTTCGTTCGAGCCGTTTGCATCGCGGTTCCCTTTCGAAACCTGGATCATCCCCAAAGCGCATCAATCCAGTTTCCTGGAGATGAGCGACAGTGATTATCATTCGCTGGCGGCATCGTTGAAGGACACACTCCTTCGCCTTCGGTTCGCGCTGAATGACCCGGCGTATAATTTCATCCTGCATACTCGACCGACCTCAACTGAATCGCACGAATATTTCCATTGGCATATCGAGATCATGCCGAAAGTGACCAAAATGGCCGGCTTTGAGTGGGGTTCCGGTTTCTATATTAATCCGACTTCTCCGGAGGAAGCGGCGGCGTTCCTTCGCGGTATCGATGTCCACGCTCGCCACGCACACAGGTCCGAGGCTACGGCCGGCGATGTCTAA